A window from Musa acuminata AAA Group cultivar baxijiao chromosome BXJ3-10, Cavendish_Baxijiao_AAA, whole genome shotgun sequence encodes these proteins:
- the LOC135650529 gene encoding CBL-interacting protein kinase 5-like, whose product MEKKGVILMHRYELGRLLGQGTFAKVYHARSIASGQNVAIKVIDKEKVMRVGMIEQIKREISIMHLVRHPNVVQLYEVMASKSKIYFVMEYVKGGELFNKIAKGSLGEDDARKYFQQLIGAVDFCHSRGVYHRDLKPENLLIDENGNLKVSDFGLSALKESERPDGLLHTLCGTPAYVAPEIINKKGYDGAKADIWSCGVILYVLLAGCLPFHDSNLIDMYKKITKGDFRCPHRFPSDVRKLLARLLEPNPDARITIELLVESPWFQKGFKPVEARARSQSLPNLKDVTSAFNVENTFDDESDKKAEMSEPVKPTSLNAFDIIALSPGLDLSGLFERGSGEKQEARFTTQRPASTIVSKLEEIAEMEHFKVKKKAGLVKLEGSKEGRKGQLAIEAQIFEVTPAFHVVEVKKSYGDTMEYQKFCDHDLKPCLKDIVWTWQGGADQHQQHLNQT is encoded by the coding sequence ATGGAGAAGAAAGGAGTGATCCTGATGCACCGCTACGAGCTAGGAAGGTTGCTTGGGCAGGGGACCTTTGCCAAGGTATACCATGCGAGGAGCATTGCCTCGGGCCAGAATGTTGCCATTAAGGTCATTGATAAGGAGAAGGTGATGCGTGTTGGAATGATCGAACAGATAAAGAGGGAGATCTCAATTATGCACCTCGTTCGCCATCCAAACGTCGTGCAGCTTTATGAGGTCATGGCCAGCAAGAGCAAGATCTACTTCGTGATGGAATACGTCAAAGGCGGCGAGCTCTTCAACAAGATTGCAAAAGGGAGCCTCGGAGAGGATGACGCAAGGAAGTATTTCCAGCAACTGATCGGGGCAGTTGATTTCTGTCACAGCCGTGGTGTCTACCACCGGGATCTCAAGCCGGAAAACCTCCTCATCGATGAGAATGGGAACCTTAAGGTGTCGGACTTCGGCCTGAGTGCCCTCAAAGAGTCAGAGAGGCCAGATGGTCTACTCCACACGCTATGCGGTACGCCGGCCTATGTTGCCCCggaaatcatcaacaaaaagggttaCGATGGAGCAAAGGCAGACATATGGTCCTGCGGAGTCATCCTTTACGTTCTATTGGCAGGCTGCCTACCGTTCCATGACTCCAACCTGATCGACATGTACAAAAAGATAACCAAAGGAGATTTCAGATGCCCTCATCGGTTCCCTTCCGACGTCCGAAAGCTCCTAGCCAGACTCCTCGAACCCAACCCCGATGCTCGAATCACGATCGAGCTGTTGGTAGAGAGTCCGTGGTTTCAGAAAGGATTTAAGCCGGTGGAAGCACGAGCCCGATCACAAAGTTTGCCCAACCTGAAAGATGTGACATCAGCTTTCAATGTCGAGAACACTTTCGATGATGAGAGCGATAAAAAAGCAGAGATGTCAGAACCCGTGAAACCGACCAGTCTAAATGCATTTGACATCATCGCCCTATCCCCAGGATTAGATCTTTCGGGGCTCTTCGAAAGGGGAAGTGGCGAAAAGCAGGAGGCCAGATTTACAACCCAGAGGCCGGCTTCAACGATAGTGTCAAAGCTCGAAGAGATTGCTGAAATGGAGCATTTCAAGGTAAAGAAGAAGGCTGGATTGGTCAAGTTAGAGGGAAGCAAAGAAGGAAGGAAAGGACAACTTGCGATCGAAGCACAGATTTTTGAGGTCACACCTGCATTCCATGTAGTCGAGGTGAAAAAATCATATGGAGACACAATGGAGTACCAGAAGTTTTGTGACCATGATCTTAAGCCTTGCCTCAAGGACATTGTGTGGACTTGGCAAGGAGGAGCAGATCAGCACCAGCAGCACCTCAACCAAACTTGA
- the LOC103968871 gene encoding shaggy-related protein kinase eta-like isoform X2, which translates to MASLPTGPPHAPASETLVMDPPRPEMVDADKTISYMAERVVGTGSFGIVFQAKCLETGETVAIKKVLQDIRYKNRELQLMRLMGHPNVISLKHCFFSTTNKDELFLNLVMDFVPETLYRVSKHYSNVNRGMPLIYVKLYMYQIFRGLAYIHNVLRVCHRDVKPQNVLVDPLTHQVKLCDFGSAKVLVKGEANISYICSRYYRAPELIFGATEYTTSIDIWSAGCVLAELLLGHPLFPGESAVDQLVEIIKVLGTPTREEIRCMNPNYTEFRFPQIKAHPWHKVFNKRMPLEAVDLASRLLQYSPNLRCSALEACAHPLFDELRERNARLPNGRPFPLLFDFKKQELLGASPALINKLVPEHARRQCGLDFVQVAGT; encoded by the exons ATGGCGTCGTTGCCGACGGGACCTCCTCATGCGCCCGCGAGCGAGACGTTGGTGATGGATCCTCCCCGGCCGGAGATGGTGGACGCGGATAAG ACCATCAGCTACATGGCAGAACGTGTCGTCGGCACTGGGTCATTTGGAATCGTCTTCCAG GCCAAATGCCTGGAGACAGGGGAGACCGTGGCCATAAAGAAGGTCTTGCAGGATATAAGATACAAAAACCGTGAGCTTCAGTTGATGCGCTTGATGGGTCATCCCAATGTGATATCCCTTAAGCACTGTTTTTTCTCCACGACGAACAAAGATGAACTGTTTCTTAACCTGGTCATGGACTTTGTCCCTGAAACGCTATACCGTGTCTCGAAACATTATAGCAATGTGAACCGGGGGATGCCACTAATCTATGTGAAGCTTTACATGTATCAG ATATTTAGAGGGCTAGCATACATCCATAATGTTCTGAGAGTTTGTCATAGAGATGTGAAGCCACAGAATGTCTTG GTCGATCCTCTTACTCACCAAGTAAAGCTTTGTGATTTTGGAAGTGCCAAAGTTTTG GTCAAGGGTGAAGCAAATATATCATACATCTGTTCACGCTATTATCGTGCTCCGGAGCTCATATTTGGTGCTACAGAATATACAACATCGATTGACATTTGGTCAGCAGGATGTGTTCTTGCGGAATTACTTCTTGGTCAT CCACTATTTCCTGGAGAGAGTGCTGTTGATCAGCTAGTTGAGATAATCAAG GTTCTTGGTACTCCAACCCGAGAGGAAATTCGATGCATGAATCCTAACTACACTGAATTCAGGTTTCCGCAGATAAAAGCACATCCTTGGCACAAG GTTTTTAACAAACGAATGCCTCTCGAAGCAGTAGATCTTGCATCACGTCTTCTTCAGTATTCGCCAAATCTTCGCTGCAGTGCT CTCGAGGCATGCGCACATCCATTATTTGATGAGTTACGTGAACGTAATGCACGACTGCCAAATGGCCGGCCATTTCCTCTCCTTTTCGACTTCAAGAAACAAGAA CTTTTGGGTGCTTCACCTGCGCTTATCAACAAGCTGGTACCCGAGCATGCGAGGCGACAATGTGGCCTTGACTTTGTTCAAGTGGCGGGGACGTAG
- the LOC103968871 gene encoding shaggy-related protein kinase eta-like isoform X1, giving the protein MASLPTGPPHAPASETLVMDPPRPEMVDADKQEASVIQGNQPLTGHIISTTIGGKNGEPKQTISYMAERVVGTGSFGIVFQAKCLETGETVAIKKVLQDIRYKNRELQLMRLMGHPNVISLKHCFFSTTNKDELFLNLVMDFVPETLYRVSKHYSNVNRGMPLIYVKLYMYQIFRGLAYIHNVLRVCHRDVKPQNVLVDPLTHQVKLCDFGSAKVLVKGEANISYICSRYYRAPELIFGATEYTTSIDIWSAGCVLAELLLGHPLFPGESAVDQLVEIIKVLGTPTREEIRCMNPNYTEFRFPQIKAHPWHKVFNKRMPLEAVDLASRLLQYSPNLRCSALEACAHPLFDELRERNARLPNGRPFPLLFDFKKQELLGASPALINKLVPEHARRQCGLDFVQVAGT; this is encoded by the exons ATGGCGTCGTTGCCGACGGGACCTCCTCATGCGCCCGCGAGCGAGACGTTGGTGATGGATCCTCCCCGGCCGGAGATGGTGGACGCGGATAAG CAAGAAGCATCCGTCATCCAGGGGAATCAGCCACTGACTGGACACATTATCTCAACCACCATTGGAGGAAAGAATGGTGAACCCAAGCAG ACCATCAGCTACATGGCAGAACGTGTCGTCGGCACTGGGTCATTTGGAATCGTCTTCCAG GCCAAATGCCTGGAGACAGGGGAGACCGTGGCCATAAAGAAGGTCTTGCAGGATATAAGATACAAAAACCGTGAGCTTCAGTTGATGCGCTTGATGGGTCATCCCAATGTGATATCCCTTAAGCACTGTTTTTTCTCCACGACGAACAAAGATGAACTGTTTCTTAACCTGGTCATGGACTTTGTCCCTGAAACGCTATACCGTGTCTCGAAACATTATAGCAATGTGAACCGGGGGATGCCACTAATCTATGTGAAGCTTTACATGTATCAG ATATTTAGAGGGCTAGCATACATCCATAATGTTCTGAGAGTTTGTCATAGAGATGTGAAGCCACAGAATGTCTTG GTCGATCCTCTTACTCACCAAGTAAAGCTTTGTGATTTTGGAAGTGCCAAAGTTTTG GTCAAGGGTGAAGCAAATATATCATACATCTGTTCACGCTATTATCGTGCTCCGGAGCTCATATTTGGTGCTACAGAATATACAACATCGATTGACATTTGGTCAGCAGGATGTGTTCTTGCGGAATTACTTCTTGGTCAT CCACTATTTCCTGGAGAGAGTGCTGTTGATCAGCTAGTTGAGATAATCAAG GTTCTTGGTACTCCAACCCGAGAGGAAATTCGATGCATGAATCCTAACTACACTGAATTCAGGTTTCCGCAGATAAAAGCACATCCTTGGCACAAG GTTTTTAACAAACGAATGCCTCTCGAAGCAGTAGATCTTGCATCACGTCTTCTTCAGTATTCGCCAAATCTTCGCTGCAGTGCT CTCGAGGCATGCGCACATCCATTATTTGATGAGTTACGTGAACGTAATGCACGACTGCCAAATGGCCGGCCATTTCCTCTCCTTTTCGACTTCAAGAAACAAGAA CTTTTGGGTGCTTCACCTGCGCTTATCAACAAGCTGGTACCCGAGCATGCGAGGCGACAATGTGGCCTTGACTTTGTTCAAGTGGCGGGGACGTAG